A single genomic interval of Hevea brasiliensis isolate MT/VB/25A 57/8 chromosome 4, ASM3005281v1, whole genome shotgun sequence harbors:
- the LOC110632888 gene encoding putative RNA methyltransferase At5g10620 isoform X3: MAISVWTSFHINNYFPSAPPSPGTQCKFSVQSVRALPTRIITVGKKRSHGVQLLVDEYISKLRHYCSVEDIQIRSNPKNARDMRVQVDDEDMATMNLIRSDDWVVMLDERGLDIGSEQMAEVVADAGTTGASRLSFCIGGPYGHGQRMRKRANISIRLSSMVLNHQIALVVLVEQLYRSWTILKGKNYHH; the protein is encoded by the exons ATGGCAATCTCGGTTTGGACCAGTTTTCACATAAACAACTACTTTCCTTCTGCTCCTCCATCTCCAG GTACACAATGTAAATTCTCTGTTCAATCAGTG AGAGCATTGCCCACAAGGATAATTACAGTTGGAAAGAAGAGATCACATGGGGTACAATTATTAGTAGATGAATATATCAGCAAGCTCAGACACTATTGCTCTGTCGAAGATATTCAAATTCGCTCCAATCCTAAAAATGCTCg TGACATGAGGGTTCAGGTTGATGATGAAGACATGGCAACCATGAACCTTATAAGGTCTGATGATTGG GTTGTGATGTTGGATGAGCGTGGACTAGATATTGGGTCTGAGCAGATGGCTGAGGTGGTTGCAGATGCAGGAACTACT GGAGCTTCAAGGTTATCATTTTGTATCGGTGGACCTTATGGTCATGGACAGCGAATGAGAAAACGTGCTAATATATCAATAAGATTATCCTCCATGGTTTTGAATCATCAGATTGCATTGGTTGTGCTTGTTGAGCAGCTTTATAG GTCATGGACTATTCTGAAAGGAAAAAATTATCATCATTAG
- the LOC110632888 gene encoding putative RNA methyltransferase At5g10620 isoform X2: MAISVWTSFHINNYFPSAPPSPGTQCKFSVQSRALPTRIITVGKKRSHGVQLLVDEYISKLRHYCSVEDIQIRSNPKNARDMRVQVDDEDMATMNLIRSDDWVVMLDERGLDIGSEQMAEVVADAGTTGASRLSFCIGGPYGHGQRMRKRANISIRLSSMVLNHQIALVVLVEQLYSHMNRVIGCIIVRFSGHGLF; the protein is encoded by the exons ATGGCAATCTCGGTTTGGACCAGTTTTCACATAAACAACTACTTTCCTTCTGCTCCTCCATCTCCAG GTACACAATGTAAATTCTCTGTTCAATCA AGAGCATTGCCCACAAGGATAATTACAGTTGGAAAGAAGAGATCACATGGGGTACAATTATTAGTAGATGAATATATCAGCAAGCTCAGACACTATTGCTCTGTCGAAGATATTCAAATTCGCTCCAATCCTAAAAATGCTCg TGACATGAGGGTTCAGGTTGATGATGAAGACATGGCAACCATGAACCTTATAAGGTCTGATGATTGG GTTGTGATGTTGGATGAGCGTGGACTAGATATTGGGTCTGAGCAGATGGCTGAGGTGGTTGCAGATGCAGGAACTACT GGAGCTTCAAGGTTATCATTTTGTATCGGTGGACCTTATGGTCATGGACAGCGAATGAGAAAACGTGCTAATATATCAATAAGATTATCCTCCATGGTTTTGAATCATCAGATTGCATTGGTTGTGCTTGTTGAGCAGCTTTATAG TCACATGAACAGAGTGATAGGGTGCATTATTGTTCGCTTCTCAGGTCATGGACTATTCTGA
- the LOC110632888 gene encoding putative RNA methyltransferase At5g10620 isoform X1, which yields MAISVWTSFHINNYFPSAPPSPGTQCKFSVQSVRALPTRIITVGKKRSHGVQLLVDEYISKLRHYCSVEDIQIRSNPKNARDMRVQVDDEDMATMNLIRSDDWVVMLDERGLDIGSEQMAEVVADAGTTGASRLSFCIGGPYGHGQRMRKRANISIRLSSMVLNHQIALVVLVEQLYSHMNRVIGCIIVRFSGHGLF from the exons ATGGCAATCTCGGTTTGGACCAGTTTTCACATAAACAACTACTTTCCTTCTGCTCCTCCATCTCCAG GTACACAATGTAAATTCTCTGTTCAATCAGTG AGAGCATTGCCCACAAGGATAATTACAGTTGGAAAGAAGAGATCACATGGGGTACAATTATTAGTAGATGAATATATCAGCAAGCTCAGACACTATTGCTCTGTCGAAGATATTCAAATTCGCTCCAATCCTAAAAATGCTCg TGACATGAGGGTTCAGGTTGATGATGAAGACATGGCAACCATGAACCTTATAAGGTCTGATGATTGG GTTGTGATGTTGGATGAGCGTGGACTAGATATTGGGTCTGAGCAGATGGCTGAGGTGGTTGCAGATGCAGGAACTACT GGAGCTTCAAGGTTATCATTTTGTATCGGTGGACCTTATGGTCATGGACAGCGAATGAGAAAACGTGCTAATATATCAATAAGATTATCCTCCATGGTTTTGAATCATCAGATTGCATTGGTTGTGCTTGTTGAGCAGCTTTATAG TCACATGAACAGAGTGATAGGGTGCATTATTGTTCGCTTCTCAGGTCATGGACTATTCTGA